The following proteins are encoded in a genomic region of Papaver somniferum cultivar HN1 unplaced genomic scaffold, ASM357369v1 unplaced-scaffold_10, whole genome shotgun sequence:
- the LOC113326998 gene encoding leucine-rich repeat extensin-like protein 3, producing MIMVSRSSQVWLFLLAILAFSAHLERVSAANWYCAAGELERVLPEICPTCLKCTDWCASQGRPLVTKDDQCVDQKSGTAIWHYCVCCCGGSPPSPPPPPPPPSPPPPTSPPPPSPSPPPPSPPPPTQSPPPPSPPPPTPSPPPPPFRSPPPPSPPPPRDPRDLCDLSELSLSSATAACPVCPLCNCPGGITPVIDACVSDYCSCCCLQSPSPSTPAPSPPPPPPPPRDPSDLCDPSEVSLSSATTACPICPVCNCGPGVTPAYDVCVDDYCSCCCLPSTLSLSTTTTSGSLLFAAVQ from the exons ATGATCATGGTATCTAGGAGCTCCCAAGTTTGGTTGTTTCTCCTTGCAATACTTGCTTTCTCTGCCCATTTAG AGAGGGTATCAGCTGCTAATTGGTATTGTGCGGCCGGCGAACTTGAACGTGTTCTCCCGGAGATATGCCCTACTTGCCTGAAATGTACCGATTGGTGCGCTAGTCAAGGCAGACCGCTGGTCACTAAGGATGATCAGTGCGTTGACCAAAAGTCAGGCACAGCAATTTGGCATtattgtgtttgttgttgtggaggatccccaccatcaccaccacctcctcctccacctccatctccaccaccaccaacatcaccTCCCCCTCCATCCCCATCACCCCCacctccatctccaccaccacctacTCAATCACCTCCtcctccatctccaccaccacctactccatcaccacctcctcctccattCCGATCACccccaccaccatctccacctcCGCCAAGAGATCCACGAGATTTATGTGATCTCAGTGAGCTTTCTTTATCGAGCGCAACAGCCGCTTGCCCCGTTTGTCCCCTGTGCAATTGTCCTGGTGGTATAACCCCAGTGATTGACGCTTGCGTTAGTGATTACTGCAGCTGTTGTTGCCTTCAGAGTCCGTCTCCATCAACACCAGCTCCgtctccaccaccacctccacctccgccCAGAGATCCAAGTGATTTATGCGATCCCAGTGAGGTTTCTTTATCGAGCGCAACAACTGCTTGTCCCATTTGTCCAGTGTGCAATTGTGGTCCAGGAGTAACTCCAGCATATGATGTGTGCGTTGATGATTACTGCAGCTGTTGTTGCCTTCCGAGTACCCTTTCCTTGTCAACGACGACGACTTCTGGTTCACTATTATTTGCAGCAGTACAGTGA